The Microbacterium sp. zg-Y1090 sequence GGTGCGCTCGACCTGCCAGCCCGGCTCGGGCGTGCCGTCCTTCCACACCTTCGCCGAGATCGTGGTGACCCCCGCGGCGGTCTTCGTGTCGACCCGGAACAGATACTTCGCACCAGGCTCGATCACGACACCCGTCTCGACCGCCGCACCCACCGCGGTGCTTCCGCCCCGCAGCACGTTCAGCCGAGCACTGCCGTCGGCCGCCGTGCGGATGCGCACCATGTACTGGTCGTCTCCCACCCGACGCGCGATCAACCCGATGTACATCGCGTCGTTGATCTTGTCGACAGCGAACTCCCCCGTGAACGACGTCGATGTGCTGTCGATGACCGCGCTGTCGACATTGACCGTCGACGACCCCGGCATCGTGATCCGACCCACGCCATCAGCGACCGCGAACCGGTTCGCCCCCGTACGCAGCGTCCACGCGCCTCCGACGTCCGCCGAACCCCAACCCGACGCCACCGTGCGACCGAACGCATCCGCGAACAGCTGACCCGCCGGCGGCTCCACCGGAGCCGCCACCGTCACCTCAGCCGTCGTCGTCGCCGCCGCGCCGCCGTTGTCGGTCACCGTCAACCGCACCGTGTACGTCCCCGCCGCAGCGAACGCGTGCGACGCCGTCGCCCCGGCACCCGTGCCGCCGTCACCGAAGTCCCACGCATACGACGCGATCGACCCATCAGCATCCGACGAACCCGAACCATCCACCGACACCGACAACCCCGACACCGCCGACGTGAACACCGCCACCGGCGCCACATTCGCGGGCGGGTCGACGGGAGGATCGACCGGCGGAACCACGACGGAATCCGGATTCACGACCTGGAGGTTGTCGAAGGTGAGGGTGACGGGCACCCGGGTGGCGGCGTTCGGAACGAAAGCGTAAACCCCGACGGAACCAGGCGCCTGCAGTCCGGCGACGTTGTTGGTGCGCTCGACCTGCCAGCCCGGCTCGGGCGTGCCGTCCTTCCACACCTTCGCCGAGATCGTGGTGACCCCCGCGGCGGTCTTCGTGTCGACCCGGAACAGATACTTCGCACCAGGCTCGATCACGACACCCGTCTCGACCGCCGCACCCACCGCGGTGCTTCCGCCCCGCAGCACGTTCAGCCGAGCACTGCCGTCGGCCGCCGTGCGGATGCGCACCATGTACTGGTCGTCTCCCACCCGACGCGCGATCAACCCGATGTACATCGCGTCGTTGATCTTGTCGACAGCGAACTCCCCCGTGAACGACGTCGATGTGCTGTCGATGACCGCGCTGTCGACATTGACCGTCGACGACCCCGGCATCGTGATCCGACCCACGCCATCAGCGACCGCGAACCGGTTCGCCCCCGTACGCAGCGTCCACGCGCCTCCGACGTCCGCCGAACCCCAACCCGACGCCACCGTGCGACCGAACGCATCCGCGAACAGCTGACCCGCCGGCGGCTCCACCGGAGCCGCCACCGTCACCTCAGCCGTCGTCGTCGCCGCCGCGCCGCCGTTGTCGGTCACCGTCAACCGCACCGTGTACGTCCCCGCCGCAGCGAACGCGTGCGACGCCGTCGCCCCGGCACCCGTGCCGCCGTCACCGAAGTCCCACGCATACGACGCGATCGACCCATCAGCATCCGACGAACCCGAACCATCCACCGACACCGACAACCCCGACACCGCCGACGTGAACACCGCCACCGGCGCCACATTCGCGGGCAGCGTCGTGTCGACCCCCCGCGTGGTGGTGGCGGTCGCACCACGGTTGTCCGTGACCGTCAGGGTGACGGTATACGGCCCGGGGACGCCATAGCGGTGCGTGGCAGTCGCACCGGTGCCCGTGCTGCCGTCACCGAAGTTCCACGCGTACGACACGATCGTGCCGTCGGGGTCGCTGGACGCAGCCGCATCCACCGAGATGTCCTGTCCCTCCTTGCGCAGGGTGAAGCTGGCCGTCGGCGCCTGGTTCGGCGCGACCAGCTCGACGACCTGGGTCACGCTGTGCGTGGCGCCGTCGTCGTCGGTGACGGTGAGTGTGATGCCCTTGCCGCCGGCCGACGCATACAGATGGGTGGCGGTGGGGCCGGTGGCCGTCGTGCCGTCACCGAAGTCCCATGTGTACGAGGCGATCGTGCCGTCGCTGTCGCTCGAAGAGGCGGCGTCGACACTGACCCGGAGGTCGTCGGCTGCAACCGTGAACCGCGCCGTCGGCGCGACGTTCGGCGGCTCGACCACCACCTGCTGGGTGGTTGTCGCGGTCGCGCCGTCATCGTCGGTCACCGTCAGCCGCACCGTATAGGTGCCACCCGTCGCGTAGGTGTGCGTCGCGAGCGCCTCAGCCGACACGCCTCCATCGCCGAACTCCCACGCGTAGGTCGCGATGCGGCCGTCGCTGTCGGTCGAGGGTGCGGCATCGGCCGTGATCGTCAGCCCGTCGACGGCGACGGCGAAGGCCGCCACGGGGGCCTGGTTCGGGATCGGCGCACCCGAGCCCACCGCGTGGTGCGCGGCGACCTCGTCGGCCGTGAGCACACGCGTGTACATCGCCGCCTCGTCGAAGCTGCCGATGAGATTCTGCGAGCTGGAGCCCCACGTGGTGCCACCGCCGACGCGCCAGTAGCCGGAGTAGGACTGCGCCTGAGTCTGCGGGTTGGTCCCCCGCAGCGTGCCATCGACGTACAGTCGCATCCCGTCGGGGCCCTGCGTGGCGACGACGTGGTGCCACTGCCCGTCATTGAGCGCGGCCTGAGTGACGACCGTGTTCTCCTGCCCCGTCCATGCTCCGAACACCAGGCGTCCGTCATCGCGCATGAAGACGTGGCGGTCGTGGTTGCTCGAGTTGCCCGACTGGGTGTCGGCGAAGCCGAAGAGCTTGCCACCCTCCGACGTCGTGGTCTTGAACCATGTCTCGACGCTGTACACCGTAGGGGCGGGCCCGCTCGCGGTCGTGTAGGCGTTGCCGCCGTTCGTGTTCGAGCACCCCATCTCCCACCACTGACAGGTGCGCTTGTTGAAGGAGATGCCCCGGGTCGATTCTCCGAGGGCACCGGCAGCGCCACGCGTGTAGTCACCGGCAAGTGCCCCCGGGTTCTCCTGCACGCCCGAGTCGACGACCGTCGCACCCGATGTTTCGTCGAACCTCCAGTAGAAGTCGGGATCGGACTTGTAGATGAGTGATCCGTAGGCGTCACGGGGTTCGGCGGGCAGGTCGAGTACGCCACCGGCGGCCTCGAAGTGGCCGCGGATCTGCGTGGTCGACAGGGGCGCCGCGTAGATCGCGACGTCGTCGATCAGCCCGTTGAAGTTGTCGGAGCTCGGACGGTTCGTCCACCCGTTGAGGTTGTCACCGCCGACGCGCCAGTAGCCCTGGTAGTCCTGCCCACCGGTGACGTCGGCACGCTGCGCGACCCGCTTGCCGTCGACGAACAGCTTCATGCCGTCGGAGCCGAGCGAGGCCACCACATGGTGCCACCGGCCGTCGTTGTACGACGCCGTGCTGTTGACGGTGCGCACACCCCCGGGGTGGGCACCGAACCAGAGGCGGCCGGCGTCGTCCATGTAGACCTGCCGGTCGTAGCTGCTCGACAGCCCGGTGTTCGCATTGCCGAAGCCGACGATCTTGCCGCCACGGGTGCTGGTGGTCTTGATCCACGTCTCGATGGTGAAGCTGTTCGGTCCCGTGGCGCTCTGGGCGGCACCGCCGAACCCGTTGACGAACGCCGTGGCGGTGTTGGCGTCACCTTCGATCGCTCCCGCAGCACTGCGGGTGTACTCGCCGCTCAGAGCGAGGTCGTTGGTGCCACTCCAGTCGAAGGCCGTCGCGCCGGCCGCCTCGTTCAGACGCCAGTA is a genomic window containing:
- a CDS encoding PKD domain-containing protein, encoding MPSTALAEEVPPPTAAAVPPLPETVSADALPTLQIDNGVVWTQTIVGNTVYAAGQFENVRPAGAAVGQNLTKRTNIVAYDLTTGQLIASFAPTFNNRVNELAASPDGKKLYVTGSFSQVNGQARSRFAVLDLPSGNLTANTLSLNNIGKAVYPTADGVYVAGYFTAVGSQPRNRVAKLNAAGTAVLPFSVPVDEGQVQSIVADATGSQVVFSGNFRSVGGSGNPGFGIFRADGATGAGLPLGVNTRIRNAGEGSGIMSLATDGTKFYGVGWHYGSAGTLEGSFAGNWADGSLAWIEDCHGDTYDIAIVRDIAYSASHKHYCGNSGGFPQTNPWSFNHATAWTTDARGVNTPDIYGYPDHPGTPRPEILNWYPLTPPGTFTGQNQAVWTVTGNDDYVIYGGEFPSVNGTRQQGLVRFAVRSLAPNKQGPRLSGESWTPSVTSYESGKVRLRYQTNWDRDDLSLTYRVYRDNETSAPISEKTIAATFWQPTGEVVSDAGLQPGASHRYRVTVTDPSGNVVKSPWVSVTVSNEAPSAYVDAVLGDDALNYWRLNEAAGATAFDWSGTNDLALSGEYTRSAAGAIEGDANTATAFVNGFGGAAQSATGPNSFTIETWIKTTSTRGGKIVGFGNANTGLSSSYDRQVYMDDAGRLWFGAHPGGVRTVNSTASYNDGRWHHVVASLGSDGMKLFVDGKRVAQRADVTGGQDYQGYWRVGGDNLNGWTNRPSSDNFNGLIDDVAIYAAPLSTTQIRGHFEAAGGVLDLPAEPRDAYGSLIYKSDPDFYWRFDETSGATVVDSGVQENPGALAGDYTRGAAGALGESTRGISFNKRTCQWWEMGCSNTNGGNAYTTASGPAPTVYSVETWFKTTTSEGGKLFGFADTQSGNSSNHDRHVFMRDDGRLVFGAWTGQENTVVTQAALNDGQWHHVVATQGPDGMRLYVDGTLRGTNPQTQAQSYSGYWRVGGGTTWGSSSQNLIGSFDEAAMYTRVLTADEVAAHHAVGSGAPIPNQAPVAAFAVAVDGLTITADAAPSTDSDGRIATYAWEFGDGGVSAEALATHTYATGGTYTVRLTVTDDDGATATTTQQVVVEPPNVAPTARFTVAADDLRVSVDAASSSDSDGTIASYTWDFGDGTTATGPTATHLYASAGGKGITLTVTDDDGATHSVTQVVELVAPNQAPTASFTLRKEGQDISVDAAASSDPDGTIVSYAWNFGDGSTGTGATATHRYGVPGPYTVTLTVTDNRGATATTTRGVDTTLPANVAPVAVFTSAVSGLSVSVDGSGSSDADGSIASYAWDFGDGGTGAGATASHAFAAAGTYTVRLTVTDNGGAAATTTAEVTVAAPVEPPAGQLFADAFGRTVASGWGSADVGGAWTLRTGANRFAVADGVGRITMPGSSTVNVDSAVIDSTSTSFTGEFAVDKINDAMYIGLIARRVGDDQYMVRIRTAADGSARLNVLRGGSTAVGAAVETGVVIEPGAKYLFRVDTKTAAGVTTISAKVWKDGTPEPGWQVERTNNVAGLQAPGSVGVYAFVPNAATRVPVTLTFDNLQVVNPDSVVVPPVDPPVDPPANVAPVAVFTSAVSGLSVSVDGSGSSDADGSIASYAWDFGDGGTGAGATASHAFAAAGTYTVRLTVTDNGGAAATTTAEVTVAAPVEPPAGQLFADAFGRTVASGWGSADVGGAWTLRTGANRFAVADGVGRITMPGSSTVNVDSAVIDSTSTSFTGEFAVDKINDAMYIGLIARRVGDDQYMVRIRTAADGSARLNVLRGGSTAVGAAVETGVVIEPGAKYLFRVDTKTAAGVTTISAKVWKDGTPEPGWQVERTNNVAGLQAPGSVGVYAFVPNAATRVPVTLTFDNLQVNALP